GTACAGCGTAAAGACTCCGCCTAAGAAGATTTACGCCGGAAAAAAGCACCCATACCAGGAGATAATTGACGACATGAGGAAAATCCTCCTTGAGATGGGCTTTACCGAGATTGCAGGAGAGATCGTGCAGAGTTCGTTCTGGAATTTCGATGCACTTTTCCAGCCGCAGGACCACCCGGCAAGGGAGATGCAGGACACCTTCTTCCTGGACCTTGAGCGTGAACTTCCGGAGAACTACAATCTTGTAAAGGAGATACATGAGACCGGCGGAAAGACCTCATCTACCGGATGGGGAGGGATATGGAGGGAAGAGAAGGCAAGAGAGTGCGTTCTCAGAACACACACGACAAGCCTGTCAATTCAGCTGTTAAAGGAAAATCCCGAACCTCCGCTGAAAGCGTTCTGCATAGGCAGGGTGTACAGGCGTGAGGCCATAGATCCAACCCATACTCCCGAATTTGAACAGCTTGAAGGTGTCGTTATGGATAAAGATGTCTCATTCAGGCACCTGATGGGCTTTTTAAAGGAGTTCTACCACAGAGTCGGGTTTGAGAGTGTCCGTTTCCGCCCAGGATATTTCCCCTACACCGAACCCTCAGTTGAACCTGAAGTCTGGGTTGACGGGCTTGGCTGGGTTGAACTCGGCGGTGCCGGAATATTCAGGGAAGAGGTGACAGCACCGTGGGGAATCAGTTACCCTGTTCTTGCATGGGGGCTTGGAGTATCAAGGGTTGCAATGCTCAAACTTGGCTTAAAGGATCTGCGTGAACTGTACAGAAGCGATGTAAACTGGATAAGAAATGAACCGGTAAACAGAAAGGAGGTGCGCTGATGCCGATTATCAAACTGCCATACAGATATCTTGAAGAGCTTTCAGGAATTGATAGGGATACAATCATTAAGGAAATCCCGATGATTGGAGCAGACATCGAGAGATATGAAGAGGAGTCCTTTGATGTTGAATTCTTCCCCGACAGGCCTGACCTCTTCTCGGCAGAGGGAGTTTCAAGGGCGATGAGAGGATTTATGGGGCTTGAATCCGGACTTCCGGAGTACAGCACAGAACCCTCGGGACTCTCATTTGAGATTGAACCAGGACTTGAGGATATAAGGCCATACCTCGGTTCCGCTGTCATCAGAGGACTTTCATTCAATAACGAGTCAATCGAATGCCTGATGGGGCTTCAGGAGTCACTGCACTGGGCTGTAGGCAGAGGCAGAGTTAAGGTTGCAATAGGAGTGCATGACCTTGACAAAGTAAAGCCGCCGTTTAAGTACTTTGCATCGCCGAAATCCAGGACATTTGTGCCGCTTGACAAAGACGAACTGATGACTCTTGATGAGATCCTTGAGAAGCACCCGAAAGGTGTCGATTATGCCCACATAGTACAGGACTTTGACAGGTACCCGCTGATTACAGACTCGGAGGACAATGTCCTCTCATTCCCGCCGATTATAAACGGTGAGCTGACAAAGGTCACCGAAGTCACGAAGAATATCCTGCTGGACTGCACAGGAACGGACGAGAGGGCTGTTATGACAGCCGTTAAAATAATCTGCTCTGCCCTTGCACAGGCCGGAGGCAAAATTGAGAGCATTGAGGTGAACGGAGTTTCGATGCCCAGTTTAGCACCAAAGGTCAGGGATGTAAAGTTAAGCGAGTGCAGAGAACTTCTCGGAATTGATATTGATATAATCGAGATGGCACAACTCTTAAAGAAGATGCGATTTGGTGCAGAACCGGTTGATAAGGAGATATTAAAGGTCTTTGTGCCCTGCTACCGTGCCGACATACTACATGACTGGGATATATTCGAGGATGTTGCAAAGGCATACGGCTATGAGAACATCGATTCACTGCTTCCGCCGACATCAACAATCGGGCATGAAAATCCGGTGAACAGAATCATGGGCACTGCACGTACAATCATGGCAGGCACAGGCTATCTTGAGATGATGCCCTTTACACTCTCAAACGAGAGGGTTATGTACTCAAATATGCAGAGGAAAAAACCTGATTATACTCTTTATGTAAAGCACCCGATATCAGAGGAGCAGACCCTTGTCAGAACCGATATTCTGCCTCTGTTAATGGAGACTCTCAGGAACAACCAGCACAGGGAGCTTCCGCAGAGGCTCTTTTCAACCGGAGATGTGATTGAAGATGAAAAAACCTTCCAGAAGCTTGCCGGTGTTACGATGCACACTGAGGCGGACTTCTCAGAGATTTATGCAGTTGTAGATCTCTTCATGAGAGAGGCAGATCTCGAATACAGAGTCGAAGAATCTGACGACCCGGCGTTCCTTGACGGAAGAAGGGGCGATATATATGTGGAAAATAAAAAGATCGGGTCATTCGGCGAGATTCACCCACAGGTTATCGTGAACTTTGAGATGGCAGAGCCTGTTGCCGGATTTGAGATTGATCTCAGGGTGATGAACCGGTAAATTTCAGGAGAGCTCTCCGGAGATCTCCCCTATCTCCTATGAAACAATACACTGTTTCATTCATTATCTGTGAACCGGCTGGTTCATGAGTGACTTTTTTTTACAGCCCATCAGATTTCCTGCAAATATTAAAATGCTTTCAGAATTCATAAAAGAATATGAATTCCGGTTCTGATAGCGGGGCTGAATATGCCGGCCTGCCTTTTGGCAGGGAGATCTCTGAAATAATTAAAAGGATCGAAATATCGCAGGACAGTTCAATCAAAAATATTGCTGTCATATCAGAGCCATATGCCGGAGATTATCTTATAATAAACGGACTTCACGACATTCTTAAAGAGAGAGTCTGCCGGCACAAATTTGGATCAGTTCAGTACAAATATCCCGAACAGACTGAGATATGCCCGGATAAGGATATTGTTATTCTTGAGGGCTGCCACTACCTCTTTTCCAGAAGAATTGGCGGATATGAAAACCTCACCGGATTTTTAAGAGAGATATCTTTAGATGAAAGGATATATATCACATTCTGGAACTGTTTCGCGTGGAATTACATATCAGCAGCAACCGGTGCAGATTCATATTTTCAGGAGGTTATACGTATAAAACCGGCAAAACCTGATATGCTGATGGAGATTATCAGGGGAGAGTCTGAGAAAAAAACAGAA
The sequence above is a segment of the Methanoplanus limicola DSM 2279 genome. Coding sequences within it:
- the pheS gene encoding phenylalanine--tRNA ligase subunit alpha; its protein translation is MDLTLNEKKLLAVLKPLRDAEEARIESVKPITETIKSVEAARKHSINPLKETLKFLEDTKNLAFQPIKKAIELFEETAEETLGPMKEPDAAYLAKIMDTTEEAIVSHALLLQDKGLADLIKTTAATCKITEEGEKYRREGLPERVLFDSFDKSVTMEDLRKHPASKLGIGWLRKKGWVEIKDGMVNKISDAPKGDDEYALSDPTADKPGMKELLKRKLAEEIETVTYKVAITEEGVALVESGIDLRAETATLTSDQIRTGEWRNLKLRRYSVKTPPKKIYAGKKHPYQEIIDDMRKILLEMGFTEIAGEIVQSSFWNFDALFQPQDHPAREMQDTFFLDLERELPENYNLVKEIHETGGKTSSTGWGGIWREEKARECVLRTHTTSLSIQLLKENPEPPLKAFCIGRVYRREAIDPTHTPEFEQLEGVVMDKDVSFRHLMGFLKEFYHRVGFESVRFRPGYFPYTEPSVEPEVWVDGLGWVELGGAGIFREEVTAPWGISYPVLAWGLGVSRVAMLKLGLKDLRELYRSDVNWIRNEPVNRKEVR
- the pheT gene encoding phenylalanine--tRNA ligase subunit beta; amino-acid sequence: MPIIKLPYRYLEELSGIDRDTIIKEIPMIGADIERYEEESFDVEFFPDRPDLFSAEGVSRAMRGFMGLESGLPEYSTEPSGLSFEIEPGLEDIRPYLGSAVIRGLSFNNESIECLMGLQESLHWAVGRGRVKVAIGVHDLDKVKPPFKYFASPKSRTFVPLDKDELMTLDEILEKHPKGVDYAHIVQDFDRYPLITDSEDNVLSFPPIINGELTKVTEVTKNILLDCTGTDERAVMTAVKIICSALAQAGGKIESIEVNGVSMPSLAPKVRDVKLSECRELLGIDIDIIEMAQLLKKMRFGAEPVDKEILKVFVPCYRADILHDWDIFEDVAKAYGYENIDSLLPPTSTIGHENPVNRIMGTARTIMAGTGYLEMMPFTLSNERVMYSNMQRKKPDYTLYVKHPISEEQTLVRTDILPLLMETLRNNQHRELPQRLFSTGDVIEDEKTFQKLAGVTMHTEADFSEIYAVVDLFMREADLEYRVEESDDPAFLDGRRGDIYVENKKIGSFGEIHPQVIVNFEMAEPVAGFEIDLRVMNR